A genomic region of Oceaniferula marina contains the following coding sequences:
- a CDS encoding bifunctional serine/threonine-protein kinase/formylglycine-generating enzyme family protein, with amino-acid sequence MRGKVRPEPEIPDHKVLRKIGGGSYGEVWLAQGVTGAMRAVKVVRREDFEDERGFEREFEGILKYEPISRDHPGLVNILHVGRSEVEGEFYYYVMELGDDIDTGQEINPVEYEARNLLTDLRNGAGTPLDPDFVIDVGVRLSEALLHLHKKGLAHRDIKPSNIIFVGGKAKLADIGLVAARGQRTFVGTEGFVPPEGPGSAQADVYGLGKVLYEMATGKDRLQFPELPDELPESANRKRWLALNQVICDICEPRLSKRTVTSAEELADALRRLQRGKRIRRRRKWSVLTVVPIVAGLILVGWVLRDHVPWFQPQWGGGDQVVDDEVQPEKYGFVKITSDLEDVEVYDGNGEFLGFTQLKIMRMKAGRSYAFEFRMEGYRTVREEVLVKAGETTVVRPEMSIYAPPEPGQEWVDNFGIHYQPMDGYHISEGYVRLFQWRRYEKHLGKETGAEVIDHSESGLKRRIILVQREQAEAYCRWQTQQAVDEGYLDVDQYISPKMDQSFSAASMTDKAKKEQFRPFQCMVKNIAFASMAVHSEPEGASVLVNGVYKGVTPMPVIGRIKPGKVELSLVLEGFRRSTQTVELKDWAHEQIRVNLQRNNSVVFDANWENSLGMRLVPVYKNLMVSAWETRVSDYQTYVKETKANKPPAAGFDQSPNHPVVQVSRQDAMGFCEWLTERERKQERITNDDRYRLLTDWEWSYVAGLEDGLHDLPAQRELRQVGLFPWGRSWPPERAGFLVGNLADQTASQAVDIRRDRTLLNYDDGFEKTSPVGSFPSNEFGVYDLAGNAHEWVMDDYNGQGDYGVLRGGGWNSWQKEHLYVTHRNIIEPKKRSNLYGFRVALVKTPPQPEEPETETELYELNENN; translated from the coding sequence ATGAGGGGTAAGGTTCGTCCAGAGCCGGAGATTCCGGATCACAAGGTGCTGCGCAAGATTGGTGGTGGCTCCTATGGCGAAGTGTGGTTGGCCCAGGGGGTGACTGGCGCGATGCGTGCCGTCAAGGTGGTTCGTCGCGAAGACTTTGAAGACGAGCGGGGATTTGAGCGCGAGTTCGAGGGGATTCTCAAGTATGAGCCGATTTCGAGGGATCACCCCGGTCTGGTGAATATCCTTCACGTCGGGCGCAGTGAGGTGGAAGGCGAGTTTTATTACTATGTGATGGAACTCGGGGACGATATTGATACCGGACAGGAAATCAACCCGGTTGAATATGAGGCCCGGAACCTGCTGACCGATTTGAGAAATGGTGCAGGCACGCCTTTGGATCCTGATTTTGTCATCGATGTGGGAGTTCGCCTGTCCGAAGCCCTGCTGCATCTGCATAAAAAGGGACTCGCTCATCGCGATATCAAGCCGTCGAATATTATCTTTGTCGGGGGTAAAGCGAAATTGGCGGATATTGGACTGGTTGCAGCCCGCGGGCAGCGAACGTTTGTGGGGACCGAGGGCTTTGTTCCACCCGAGGGACCGGGATCGGCGCAGGCAGATGTTTACGGCCTGGGCAAGGTGCTCTATGAGATGGCAACGGGCAAGGACCGCCTTCAATTTCCCGAGTTGCCGGATGAATTGCCTGAATCGGCGAATCGCAAGCGCTGGCTGGCGCTCAATCAGGTGATTTGTGATATTTGCGAACCGAGGTTGAGCAAGCGTACGGTCACTTCGGCTGAGGAATTGGCGGATGCTTTGAGGCGATTGCAACGCGGAAAGCGGATTCGCCGTCGGCGAAAGTGGTCGGTTTTGACCGTGGTGCCGATAGTTGCCGGCTTGATATTAGTGGGTTGGGTTTTACGGGATCATGTTCCCTGGTTCCAACCGCAGTGGGGTGGTGGAGACCAAGTTGTGGATGATGAAGTTCAACCTGAAAAGTATGGCTTTGTAAAAATCACCAGCGATTTGGAAGATGTTGAAGTTTACGATGGCAACGGTGAGTTTCTCGGGTTCACTCAGTTGAAGATCATGCGCATGAAGGCTGGACGTAGCTATGCCTTTGAGTTTCGTATGGAGGGATACCGAACCGTACGTGAGGAGGTTTTGGTCAAAGCGGGTGAGACCACGGTCGTTCGTCCGGAGATGTCGATTTATGCTCCTCCGGAGCCCGGACAAGAGTGGGTGGATAACTTTGGTATTCATTACCAACCGATGGACGGTTACCACATCAGCGAAGGTTATGTTCGTTTGTTCCAATGGCGGAGATATGAAAAACACCTGGGAAAAGAAACCGGGGCCGAGGTGATTGACCACAGTGAAAGTGGTCTGAAGCGACGGATTATTTTGGTTCAGCGGGAACAGGCTGAAGCGTATTGCCGCTGGCAGACGCAGCAGGCAGTCGATGAGGGCTACCTCGATGTAGATCAGTATATTTCGCCGAAAATGGATCAGAGTTTTTCCGCCGCCTCGATGACGGATAAGGCAAAAAAGGAACAATTCCGGCCGTTCCAGTGTATGGTGAAGAATATCGCCTTTGCCAGCATGGCGGTTCATTCGGAGCCGGAGGGGGCGAGTGTTCTGGTTAATGGCGTTTACAAAGGCGTGACCCCAATGCCTGTTATTGGCCGAATCAAACCTGGCAAGGTGGAGTTGAGTTTGGTGTTGGAAGGATTCAGGAGATCCACTCAGACGGTTGAACTCAAAGACTGGGCGCATGAGCAAATTAGGGTGAACCTGCAGCGAAACAACAGCGTGGTCTTTGATGCCAACTGGGAGAATAGTCTCGGGATGCGATTGGTGCCTGTATATAAAAATCTAATGGTTTCCGCTTGGGAGACCCGAGTCTCTGATTACCAAACGTATGTTAAAGAGACCAAGGCAAACAAGCCGCCGGCCGCTGGATTTGATCAAAGCCCAAACCACCCGGTGGTGCAGGTGTCGCGCCAGGATGCCATGGGCTTCTGTGAGTGGCTCACCGAACGAGAACGCAAACAAGAGCGAATCACCAACGATGATCGGTATCGCTTGTTGACCGACTGGGAGTGGAGTTATGTTGCCGGGCTTGAGGACGGGCTTCATGATTTGCCTGCCCAGCGCGAGTTGCGTCAAGTGGGCTTGTTCCCTTGGGGCCGTTCATGGCCTCCGGAGAGGGCCGGATTTCTAGTCGGCAATCTCGCCGACCAAACGGCGAGCCAGGCTGTGGATATCCGGCGTGACCGAACATTGCTCAACTACGACGACGGCTTTGAAAAAACCTCACCGGTTGGCTCGTTCCCATCGAATGAATTCGGGGTTTACGACCTGGCGGGCAACGCCCACGAGTGGGTGATGGACGATTACAACGGGCAGGGTGACTATGGCGTTCTTCGCGGAGGGGGCTGGAACAGCTGGCAGAAAGAACACCTTTATGTCACCCACCGAAACATCATCGAACCGAAAAAACGAAGCAACCTTTACGGATTCAGGGTGGCATTGGTAAAGACACCTCCGCAACCCGAGGAACCGGAAACCGAAACCGAACTATACGAATTGAACGAAAACAACTAA
- a CDS encoding OsmC family protein, which yields MVEININYEGGLRCQNTHGPSAVQVSTDAPVDNNGKGESFSPTDLVATALGSCMATIMGIVAERKGLELEGLNIKVGKHMSTELPRRISKLEVSIEVPLPDDHPARKALEAAALACPVHQSIHPDIEVPILWKWQTT from the coding sequence ATGGTCGAAATCAATATCAACTACGAAGGTGGGCTGCGCTGCCAAAACACCCACGGGCCGTCCGCTGTCCAAGTCTCCACCGATGCTCCCGTCGATAACAACGGCAAAGGGGAATCGTTTTCTCCCACCGATCTCGTGGCCACCGCCCTGGGAAGCTGCATGGCCACCATCATGGGCATCGTCGCAGAGCGTAAAGGGCTGGAACTCGAGGGCTTGAACATCAAGGTGGGCAAACACATGTCGACAGAGCTACCACGGCGTATTTCCAAACTCGAGGTCAGCATCGAGGTTCCCTTACCGGACGATCACCCTGCCCGCAAAGCTCTCGAGGCTGCCGCGCTGGCTTGCCCAGTGCACCAGAGCATTCATCCGGATATCGAAGTGCCGATTCTCTGGAAATGGCAGACTACTTGA
- a CDS encoding OprD family outer membrane porin gives MNAEKKSQWGRQCSNSDWAGLVCGVLMSLTGGVIAEPGPAYLAAEAPVTPELRGDRSATATVGAIPEDLLNQYDPFAVLPRKWLPSLREKYIPKTGHSFVDGIQFEVKPRFYYFHRDVESEGIQETAAFGGELGVESGWFRDWFRVGLTLYTSQKIYGPSDRDGLNLLAPGQHGYTALGEAYADFRHGENLLRAGRSRVDLPYINANDFRMTPHTFEMVGFRIASIENLRIGAGHVARIKTQTSTDFESMSSVAGSDQGDRGVSIVSLRYEFSDETFVAASEQYGWDMFNSFYVEAETLIEWSDDLKLELGVQFTDQRSVGDEWLGDFKTQSAGVKVALQYCNFAAALSYQRTANGSGVLKPWGGSPAYNSSIIQDFDRAGEESFRLGLTYDFAPHGLDGVSVDTSWIIGDTPDSGSQASPDQQEFDFTIDYKPSVELFDGVWFRARYAKNWIDEGNDIEDIRFILNYSYQF, from the coding sequence ATGAATGCTGAGAAAAAATCTCAATGGGGCCGGCAGTGCTCAAACTCGGACTGGGCTGGTTTGGTATGTGGCGTGTTGATGAGCCTTACCGGGGGTGTTATCGCTGAACCCGGACCGGCATATTTGGCTGCGGAAGCCCCGGTGACCCCCGAATTGAGAGGTGACCGATCCGCAACCGCAACGGTCGGCGCCATACCGGAGGACTTGCTTAATCAGTATGATCCTTTTGCTGTTTTGCCGCGAAAGTGGTTACCTTCTTTGAGGGAAAAGTACATCCCCAAGACGGGGCACTCTTTTGTTGATGGTATTCAATTTGAGGTCAAACCGAGGTTTTATTATTTTCATCGGGATGTGGAGAGTGAGGGGATTCAGGAGACTGCGGCATTTGGCGGAGAGTTAGGTGTGGAAAGTGGGTGGTTCCGCGATTGGTTCCGCGTGGGGTTAACTCTTTACACTTCACAAAAAATTTATGGACCATCGGATCGGGATGGTTTGAATTTGTTAGCTCCAGGCCAGCATGGTTACACAGCTCTGGGTGAGGCCTACGCCGACTTCAGGCATGGGGAGAACCTGCTTCGAGCTGGTCGGTCTCGAGTCGATTTACCATATATTAATGCCAATGATTTTCGGATGACTCCTCATACTTTTGAAATGGTGGGCTTTCGTATCGCCTCGATCGAAAATCTGCGTATCGGAGCGGGGCATGTGGCACGTATCAAAACCCAGACATCGACAGATTTCGAATCCATGTCGTCTGTGGCTGGTAGCGACCAGGGAGACCGTGGTGTTTCGATCGTATCATTACGCTATGAGTTCAGTGATGAAACTTTTGTGGCGGCATCCGAACAATATGGATGGGATATGTTTAATAGCTTTTATGTGGAAGCTGAAACCTTGATTGAATGGTCGGATGACTTGAAGCTTGAGCTTGGTGTTCAGTTCACCGATCAGCGAAGTGTAGGAGATGAATGGTTAGGTGACTTTAAGACCCAGTCGGCAGGAGTGAAAGTAGCTTTGCAGTATTGTAACTTTGCTGCGGCATTGTCTTACCAGAGGACCGCTAATGGAAGTGGCGTCCTCAAACCCTGGGGAGGCTCTCCAGCATATAACTCATCCATCATTCAGGATTTTGACCGGGCCGGTGAGGAGTCGTTTCGCTTGGGCTTGACCTATGATTTTGCTCCGCACGGTCTGGACGGGGTTTCCGTTGATACTTCCTGGATCATTGGTGATACGCCGGACAGCGGAAGCCAGGCGTCACCTGACCAGCAGGAATTTGATTTCACCATCGATTACAAGCCGTCGGTTGAATTGTTTGATGGTGTATGGTTTCGAGCCCGTTATGCAAAAAATTGGATCGATGAAGGGAATGATATCGAGGATATCCGCTTCATCTTAAATTACTCCTATCAGTTTTAG
- a CDS encoding protein jag, which translates to MNDLVAAGKILSAMLEKLGFEVELETSENEDGPCLNMISEDSSYLIGKHGDRLEDLQYLMNRILVKHYPDSPRVRVDCDHYRANQEKQLRETAIQTASQVIEDGKARKLKPLNAYYRRLAYNAIMQVEGVKATSPNGRSRYKRISIEKVGATDS; encoded by the coding sequence ATGAATGACCTTGTTGCAGCGGGAAAGATTTTATCCGCGATGTTGGAGAAGCTCGGTTTCGAGGTGGAACTCGAGACTTCGGAAAACGAGGATGGCCCCTGTCTGAATATGATTAGTGAAGACAGCTCTTACTTGATTGGCAAACACGGCGACCGACTCGAGGATTTGCAGTATTTGATGAATCGTATTCTGGTTAAACACTACCCGGATTCGCCACGAGTCCGAGTGGATTGTGATCATTACCGGGCTAATCAAGAAAAGCAGTTGCGGGAGACCGCTATTCAGACCGCCAGCCAAGTCATTGAAGATGGTAAAGCCCGCAAGCTCAAGCCGCTGAATGCATATTACCGTCGATTGGCATACAATGCGATTATGCAAGTGGAAGGGGTGAAAGCCACCTCACCTAACGGGCGGTCTCGATACAAACGGATATCCATCGAAAAAGTCGGAGCAACAGATTCGTGA
- a CDS encoding GldG family protein, with amino-acid sequence MSTKVTHPNRRAILGIIAVILIVIFANWLMSSTSLGNRNLDLTEDKRHTLTEGTKAILSELDTPVIIRYYATRKSEMMPRQLKNYMRKVDDLLNRYRNLSKGQIIIEHLDPQPDTDAEDSANLDGISGQRINDENLYFGLSISSLNQKSAIPYLDPNDETMLEYHLSSAIANVTSFKKTRVGLMTTLPMAGSPAQMPGQQPQQPWIMYQLLEQRYELQNLGMTPADLNPEDTPVILLVHPAGITPETEYTLDQYLLKGGIIIACIDPYAITAPQGNPMMGAMGGGGVPKSSHLPTLLQAWGIGMDSTHVIADGKYASDFGENRRMYAHLNLSQEAITDKDEITTRNFESLYLPLAGGLTLNENKGLNVETLVKSSNEVILVTAQSAGNPDPGLFTRSQPTGKSYGLLMRLQGSFPSAFPDGKPGNEQSADTKAEAEGDKTLAENASSGLKKAEKPGTVYLISDADFLFDVACFQSSPQGHIAVNNNAALIENILDQCTGSKHLIGARSRAATMRPFTVVKEMETQFAKELREDVEKAQQEMQDIVTQLQQLQSQKSQGKQLVLSPEQELKIIELQEKEIQLRRELRDKQKSLRSRKDALYAKITRLTVAVTPAFVALLGLAVWLIRRKTTRAL; translated from the coding sequence ATGTCTACCAAAGTCACACACCCAAACCGCAGGGCGATCCTTGGTATCATTGCCGTTATCCTGATCGTCATCTTTGCCAACTGGTTGATGAGCTCCACATCCCTGGGCAACCGCAATCTCGATCTCACCGAAGACAAACGCCACACCCTGACCGAAGGAACCAAGGCCATCCTCTCCGAGCTCGATACCCCGGTAATCATTCGCTATTACGCCACGCGCAAAAGTGAAATGATGCCCCGACAGCTCAAAAACTACATGCGTAAGGTCGACGACCTGCTCAACCGGTACCGCAACTTGTCCAAGGGCCAAATCATCATCGAACATCTGGACCCGCAACCCGACACCGACGCCGAAGACTCCGCCAACCTCGACGGCATCAGTGGGCAGCGCATCAACGACGAAAACCTCTATTTCGGGCTTTCCATTTCCAGTCTCAATCAAAAATCCGCAATCCCCTACCTCGACCCGAACGACGAAACCATGCTCGAATACCACCTTTCGAGCGCCATCGCCAATGTCACCTCATTCAAAAAGACTCGTGTCGGGCTGATGACCACCCTGCCGATGGCCGGTTCACCTGCCCAGATGCCCGGCCAGCAGCCACAGCAACCGTGGATCATGTATCAGCTCCTCGAACAGCGCTACGAGCTCCAGAACCTCGGGATGACGCCGGCGGATCTCAACCCGGAAGACACACCGGTCATCCTTCTCGTCCACCCTGCCGGGATCACTCCTGAAACCGAATACACCCTCGACCAATATCTACTCAAGGGAGGCATCATCATCGCCTGCATCGACCCCTATGCCATCACGGCTCCTCAGGGGAACCCAATGATGGGGGCCATGGGTGGAGGCGGCGTGCCAAAATCCTCACACCTGCCCACACTCCTTCAGGCCTGGGGAATCGGCATGGACAGCACCCACGTGATCGCAGACGGCAAGTATGCATCGGATTTCGGTGAAAACCGCCGGATGTACGCCCACCTTAATCTCAGTCAGGAGGCCATCACTGATAAAGACGAAATCACGACCCGTAATTTTGAAAGCCTCTATCTGCCGCTTGCAGGCGGGCTCACACTCAATGAGAACAAGGGGCTCAATGTCGAAACACTGGTCAAGAGCTCCAATGAAGTCATTCTGGTCACGGCGCAATCAGCCGGCAACCCGGATCCCGGACTGTTCACCCGCAGTCAACCCACCGGCAAATCCTATGGCTTGCTCATGCGGCTTCAAGGTTCCTTCCCGAGTGCCTTCCCCGACGGCAAACCTGGGAATGAACAAAGCGCCGATACAAAGGCTGAGGCCGAAGGAGACAAAACGCTGGCCGAGAACGCGTCGTCCGGCCTCAAGAAAGCTGAAAAGCCCGGAACCGTTTACCTTATCTCTGATGCCGACTTCCTCTTTGACGTTGCCTGTTTCCAATCCTCTCCCCAGGGGCATATCGCAGTCAATAACAACGCCGCTCTGATCGAAAACATCCTCGATCAATGCACCGGCTCCAAGCATCTGATTGGAGCCCGTAGCCGTGCGGCCACCATGCGCCCCTTCACTGTCGTCAAGGAAATGGAGACCCAGTTTGCCAAAGAGCTGCGTGAAGACGTCGAAAAAGCACAACAGGAGATGCAGGACATCGTCACTCAGCTGCAGCAACTGCAAAGCCAGAAATCACAAGGAAAACAACTGGTCCTGAGCCCTGAACAAGAGCTGAAAATCATTGAACTGCAAGAGAAAGAAATCCAACTCCGACGCGAACTACGCGATAAGCAAAAAAGCCTGAGATCGAGAAAAGACGCCCTCTACGCTAAAATCACCCGACTCACCGTCGCCGTGACCCCTGCCTTTGTGGCTCTACTCGGGCTCGCCGTCTGGCTCATCCGCCGGAAAACCACCCGGGCCCTCTAA
- a CDS encoding DUF4340 domain-containing protein: MKQRTVIILWSIAIVLGIAAYFVKFHGNETVGSQTNRVAGDKVLPKLPIRELTSVTLQQGDELTTLVRGENNLWTVKERGHYPANHELLRNLLGTLHEVKVTQGFPCSAKHFGKFGLAKESEEASDLGLKVSMNNSSGETLAEAYLGKYSGTGRGDAGRFIRVTGDDSGIYAVGETFPGVYADAPSWLEKQFLSIQNIQSVKVSAPSDPNFVSWELRREGNQASSQFKLADLGEKESMQVTSTAPLRNLFSYSSFQDVLSKEEAGASANPDAKLKRQAVIQTFDGITYQLAYWPQKEPATESHDPESPLPPAQAAWLLTVNITAELPKERSKQADEKAEDAARLDAEFATRQNQLKEQLEQSRVFEGRIYQVGHTTLTALQKNRSDFVTSKAPAVDSPSVAIPPVHQP; the protein is encoded by the coding sequence ATGAAACAACGCACTGTCATCATCCTCTGGTCGATTGCCATCGTGCTTGGCATCGCAGCCTACTTCGTTAAATTCCACGGAAATGAAACCGTGGGAAGCCAGACCAACAGGGTCGCCGGCGACAAAGTTCTGCCCAAGCTCCCCATTCGCGAACTCACGTCCGTCACACTGCAACAAGGTGACGAGCTCACCACACTGGTTCGCGGAGAGAACAATCTCTGGACTGTCAAGGAACGTGGTCATTACCCAGCCAACCACGAACTTCTGAGAAACTTGCTAGGCACCCTACACGAGGTCAAGGTCACCCAGGGATTCCCCTGCAGCGCCAAACACTTCGGCAAATTTGGCCTTGCCAAAGAAAGCGAAGAGGCAAGTGACCTGGGATTAAAAGTAAGCATGAACAATAGCTCCGGTGAGACTCTGGCAGAAGCCTACCTCGGCAAATACAGTGGAACAGGCCGCGGTGACGCCGGACGCTTCATCCGCGTTACCGGCGATGACTCCGGCATCTACGCGGTGGGTGAAACTTTTCCCGGAGTCTACGCTGACGCTCCATCATGGCTGGAAAAACAATTCCTGAGTATTCAGAATATTCAAAGCGTCAAGGTGAGCGCCCCCTCCGACCCCAACTTTGTAAGCTGGGAACTTCGTCGCGAAGGTAATCAAGCCAGCTCGCAGTTCAAACTGGCCGATCTGGGAGAAAAGGAAAGCATGCAAGTGACCTCAACAGCCCCCCTACGTAACCTCTTCTCCTACAGCTCATTCCAGGATGTGCTCAGTAAAGAAGAAGCCGGTGCCAGTGCAAACCCGGATGCCAAACTCAAACGACAAGCAGTCATCCAAACCTTCGATGGTATCACCTACCAGCTCGCCTACTGGCCACAAAAAGAACCAGCGACCGAAAGCCATGATCCGGAATCACCACTTCCCCCCGCCCAGGCAGCTTGGCTACTCACCGTGAACATCACAGCCGAACTCCCCAAGGAACGCAGCAAACAAGCCGACGAAAAAGCGGAAGACGCCGCCCGACTCGATGCAGAATTTGCCACACGCCAAAACCAGCTCAAAGAACAACTCGAGCAAAGCCGGGTGTTTGAGGGGCGTATCTACCAAGTTGGCCACACCACACTCACCGCCTTGCAAAAAAACCGCAGCGACTTTGTCACAAGCAAAGCTCCGGCGGTGGACAGCCCATCGGTTGCGATCCCCCCCGTTCACCAACCATAA
- a CDS encoding ABC transporter permease: protein MFTIYQRELKSYFTQPTAYAVICIFLFMSLFLTFTLGSFIQIGDANLEWSFFFWHPWIFMLLAPALGMRLWSDEQRSGTIELLGTFPTTIWSAIVGKYLAAATVWLVALLLTCPMVMAVNTLGDPDNLTIFSGYIGSYLVCCSFLAITCLISAFTRDQVSCLIISCSICVLLVIIGFRNIETEIARNFSSATTDAIVSTSVLNHLQPLLRGSIRIQDLTYFGSIIAACLVCTSAILNAKRA, encoded by the coding sequence ATGTTCACCATTTACCAACGCGAATTAAAAAGCTATTTCACGCAGCCGACGGCCTACGCGGTCATCTGTATTTTCCTCTTCATGTCACTCTTCCTGACCTTCACGCTCGGCAGTTTCATCCAAATCGGTGACGCCAACCTGGAGTGGAGCTTTTTCTTCTGGCACCCCTGGATCTTTATGCTGCTGGCTCCTGCGCTCGGCATGCGCCTCTGGTCCGATGAACAACGCAGCGGAACCATTGAACTGCTCGGGACCTTTCCCACCACGATCTGGTCGGCCATCGTTGGCAAGTATCTGGCCGCGGCCACCGTCTGGCTCGTTGCCTTGCTGCTGACCTGCCCGATGGTGATGGCCGTCAACACGCTGGGTGACCCCGACAACCTGACGATTTTTTCCGGATACATTGGCAGCTATTTGGTTTGCTGCAGTTTTCTCGCGATCACCTGCCTGATTTCAGCCTTCACCCGTGACCAAGTCTCCTGTCTGATCATCTCCTGCAGTATCTGCGTGCTGCTGGTCATTATCGGATTCCGCAACATCGAAACCGAGATCGCACGCAACTTTTCAAGCGCTACGACCGATGCCATTGTTTCGACCTCGGTCCTCAACCATCTGCAACCTCTGCTGAGAGGTTCCATCCGGATTCAGGACCTAACCTACTTTGGCTCCATCATTGCAGCCTGCCTGGTGTGCACCAGTGCCATCCTCAACGCCAAACGAGCCTAA
- a CDS encoding acyl-CoA thioesterase — protein MITHRLVLPEDLNQYGFLFGGKMLAWVDEASWIAASLDFPGCHFVTVGMDKVEFHHGVAKGVILEIQCVLVKQGRTSVTYQVEVRQGSSKDQGVIFSTCVSFVNVDSDGSKKELGDKIESTPSV, from the coding sequence ATGATCACGCACCGACTTGTCTTACCCGAGGACTTGAACCAGTATGGTTTTTTGTTCGGTGGGAAAATGTTGGCCTGGGTGGATGAAGCATCGTGGATTGCTGCTAGCTTGGATTTTCCCGGATGTCACTTTGTGACGGTGGGCATGGATAAAGTGGAATTTCACCACGGCGTGGCCAAAGGGGTTATTCTGGAGATCCAATGTGTCCTCGTAAAACAGGGACGGACGTCCGTGACCTATCAGGTCGAAGTCAGACAGGGGAGTAGTAAGGATCAAGGTGTGATCTTTTCCACCTGTGTCAGTTTTGTCAATGTGGATTCGGACGGATCTAAAAAAGAGCTCGGAGATAAAATCGAATCCACCCCATCAGTATGA
- a CDS encoding NAD(P)/FAD-dependent oxidoreductase, protein MKQIVTTDIILPLEASENQEVWRKKLARKLKVHPRQILDMRLRKHSIDARKKELKVNLRIEVGLGQTLPPEPEYRADYPQVPDQARQVIIVGCGPAGMFAALKAIELGWKPVVLERGKDVSARRFDLAPIMRHGKVIEDSNYCFGEGGAGTFSDGKLYTRATKRGPVRDVYETFVAHGAPRKILTDAHPHIGSNLLPNVVKAIRHSILSAGGEVHFGAKVTEFLRTLDSGKVRGVATADGREFLGEAVILATGHSARDIYRKLAEEQVLMEQKTFAVGVRIEHPQPLIDSIQYHYRRGTERPRILPAARYRLACKIGGRGVHSFCMCPGGFIVPAATENDEVVVNGMSLARRDSPFANSGLVVSVDPEDTRSFDAEHGILSGIAFQKEMEVLASRLGGGMQKAPGQRVSDFLDHKLSDSLPDTSYFPGVTSVPLHQEMPAFISTRMQTGLKKFGREMKGYVTEEAGLLGFETRTSSPLRIPREDGHLQHPEWLGLYPCGEGAGYAGGIISAALDGMKCAQAACG, encoded by the coding sequence ATGAAACAGATCGTTACGACGGATATTATCCTCCCCTTGGAGGCCTCTGAAAATCAAGAGGTGTGGCGTAAAAAATTGGCTCGCAAACTGAAGGTCCATCCAAGGCAGATTCTTGACATGCGCTTGCGCAAGCATTCCATTGATGCCCGCAAGAAAGAGCTCAAGGTCAACCTACGCATCGAGGTTGGTCTCGGCCAAACATTGCCCCCGGAGCCCGAATATCGAGCCGATTACCCGCAGGTTCCTGATCAGGCCCGTCAGGTGATTATTGTTGGTTGTGGTCCAGCAGGCATGTTTGCGGCACTCAAGGCCATTGAATTGGGATGGAAACCGGTGGTGCTGGAGCGAGGCAAGGATGTCTCAGCCCGACGTTTTGACCTGGCTCCGATCATGCGCCATGGCAAGGTGATCGAGGATTCGAATTACTGCTTTGGAGAAGGGGGCGCCGGGACGTTTTCCGATGGGAAGTTATACACGCGGGCGACCAAACGAGGTCCGGTGCGCGATGTGTATGAAACCTTTGTAGCCCATGGAGCCCCACGAAAAATTTTGACCGACGCCCACCCTCATATCGGGTCGAATCTGCTGCCGAATGTAGTTAAGGCCATCCGTCACAGTATCTTGAGCGCAGGGGGGGAAGTGCATTTTGGAGCCAAGGTGACGGAGTTTTTGAGAACTCTCGATTCCGGTAAGGTGCGTGGTGTCGCTACTGCTGACGGTCGTGAATTTTTAGGGGAAGCTGTCATTTTGGCCACGGGGCATAGCGCCCGGGACATTTACCGAAAATTGGCTGAGGAACAGGTGTTGATGGAGCAAAAAACATTTGCCGTCGGCGTCCGGATAGAACATCCGCAACCCTTGATCGATAGTATCCAGTATCATTACCGACGCGGGACTGAAAGACCTCGCATCCTACCCGCTGCACGCTACCGTTTGGCGTGCAAGATCGGCGGACGCGGAGTTCACTCTTTTTGTATGTGCCCCGGTGGTTTTATTGTGCCTGCCGCCACTGAAAATGATGAGGTTGTGGTCAACGGGATGTCGTTGGCCCGGAGGGATTCACCCTTCGCGAATAGTGGGCTGGTGGTAAGTGTGGACCCTGAAGATACTCGGAGTTTTGATGCCGAACATGGTATTCTTTCAGGGATTGCTTTTCAAAAAGAAATGGAAGTGCTGGCATCTCGCCTGGGTGGTGGAATGCAAAAAGCCCCCGGCCAGCGAGTGAGCGACTTTCTTGATCACAAGCTGTCGGACTCACTGCCTGATACGAGTTATTTTCCAGGGGTGACCAGTGTTCCCTTGCATCAGGAGATGCCTGCCTTCATTTCAACACGTATGCAAACGGGACTCAAAAAGTTCGGGCGGGAAATGAAGGGCTATGTGACAGAGGAGGCTGGGTTGTTAGGTTTTGAGACCCGGACAAGTAGTCCTTTACGTATTCCTCGAGAGGATGGTCATTTGCAACACCCTGAATGGTTGGGGCTTTACCCTTGTGGTGAAGGGGCGGGTTATGCTGGAGGCATTATTTCAGCGGCCTTGGATGGAATGAAGTGTGCGCAGGCTGCGTGCGGGTAA